Proteins encoded together in one Miscanthus floridulus cultivar M001 chromosome 16, ASM1932011v1, whole genome shotgun sequence window:
- the LOC136513297 gene encoding B2 protein-like, with the protein MDASCDREFWNFSDQLRLHNNFSNLSIADSIWSSTSSPPDPSSFPGGNTNAPGLIGSAKLAFGNATTTSADRYNANDAGVGSNNAAASKTMSVNDYYLNKNANAAASKTMDVADYYYLNKNANANNDAVKSYFNKSVGRPANNNNVGGGGKKNSAAFAAHHDKKHKNSGNGNGAGVDKRFKSLPASEALPRGEAIGGYIFVCNNDTMEENLKRQLFGLPSRYRDSVRAIRPGLPLFLYNYSTHQLHGIFEAASFGGSNIDPKAWEDKKCPGESRFPAQVRVATRKICDPLEEDAFRPILHHYDGPKFRLELSVPEALSLLDIFAEKIFA; encoded by the exons ATGGACGCCTCCTGCGACCGCGAGTTCTGGAACTTCAGCGACCAGCTGCGCCTGCACAACAACTtctccaacctctccatcgccgacTCCATCTGGTCCTCCACCTCCTCGCCACCGGATCCCTCCTCCTTCCCCGGCGGCAACACCAACGCCCCGGGCCTCATCGGATCCGCCAAGCTCGCCTTCGGCAACGCCACAACCACCAGCGCCGACCGCTACAACGCCAACGACGCCGGTGTTGGTTCCAACAACGCCGCCGCCAGCAAGACCATGAGCGTGAACGACTACTACCTCAACAAGAACGCCAACGCCGCCGCCAGCAAGACCATGGACGTGGCCGACTACTACTACCTCAACAAGAACGCCAACGCCAACAACGACGCCGTCAAGAGCTACTTCAACAAGTCCGTCGGCAGGCCGGCCAACAACAAcaacgtcggcggcggcggcaagaagAACTCCGCCGCCTTCGCCGCCCACCACGACAAGAAGCACAAGAACTCCGGCAACGGCAACGGCGCCGGCGTCGACAAGAGGTTCAAGAGCCTGCCGGCGTCAGAGGCGCTGCCCAGGGGCGAGGCCATCGGCGGGTACATCTTCGTCTGCAACAACGATACCATGGAGGAGAACCTCAAGAGGCAGCTCTTCG GGCTGCCGTCCAGGTACAGGGATTCGGTGAGGGCCATCAGGCCGGGCCTGCCCCTCTTCCTCTACAACTACTCCACCCACCAGCTCCACGGCATCTTTGAG GCTGCAAGCTTCGGAGGATCCAACATCGATCCAAAAGCTTGGGAGGACAAGAAGTGCCCCGGCGAGTCCCGCTTCCCTGCTCAG GTGAGGGTTGCAACGCGCAAGATCTGTGATCCGCTGGAGGAGGACGCTTTCCGCCCCATCCTCCACCACTACGACGGCCCCAAGTTCAGGCTGGAGCTCAGTGTCCCTGAG GCACTCTCCCTCCTTGATATATTTGCGGAGAAGATTTTTGCCTGA
- the LOC136513296 gene encoding vacuolar cation/proton exchanger 1b-like, translating to MDSAAAALLDSSASASSSAATAAANGNAKEMPARHLAHRTAHNMSSSSLRKKSDLALLRKVPCATLRRLLANFQEVLLATKLALLFPAVLLALAARIFQFGQEWVFVLSLIGLVPLAERLSFLTEQVAFYTGPTVGGLLNATFGNVTEVIIAIFALYEGKVVVVKCSLLGSVLSNLLLVLGTSLFLGGLANLGTEQLYDRMQVDVSTGLLILGVLCHSLPLMLRYAVSSGEHAVSSWDSELELSRACSIVMLLAYVAYLFFQLKTHRQLFEPQEVEDDGDDSVSQDEAVLGFSSAMIWLGVMTLMTAVLSEFVVSTIEAASKSWELSVSFISIILIPIVGNAAEHAGAVIFAFKNKLDITLGVSLGSATQISMLVVPLSVLVAWIMGVPMDLDFNLLETGSLFLAVLVTAFTLQDGSSHYLKGLLLLFCYIVIAVCFFVLRQRGNGSNDDVHHQLGVASKPWRN from the exons ATggactccgccgccgccgctctcctcgactcctccgcctccgcctcttcctccgccgccaccgccgccgccaatgGCAACGCCAAGGAGATGCCCGCCCGACACCTCGCCCACCGCACCGCCCACAACATGTCCTCCTCCTCGCTCCGCAAGAAGTCCGACCTCGCCCTCCTCCGCAAGGTCCCCTGCGCCACgctccgccgcctcctcgccaACTTCCAGGAGGTCCTGCTCGCCACCAAGCTCGCTCTCCTCTTCCCCGCCGTCCTCCTCGCGCTCGCCGCGCGAATCTTCCAATTCGGCCAG GAATGGGTCTTTGTGCTTAGCTTGATCGGTCTCGTTCCTCTTGCTGAGCGACTTAGCTTTCTGACTGA GCAGGTTGCGTTTTACACAGGGCCTACTG TGGGTGGACTGTTGAATGCAACATTTGGAAATGTAACGGAGGTTATCATTGCAATCTTTGCGCTGTATGAAGGCAAGGTAGTAGTGGTGAAATGCTCCCTACTCGGCTCAGTCTTGTCCAACTTGTTGCTTGTGCTTGGAACCTCCCTTTTCCTTGGTGGCCTGGCTAACCTTGGAACTGAGCAGCTATACGACAGA ATGCAAGTAGATGTCAGCACAGGACTTCTGATTCTTGGCGTGCTATGCCACTCTCTGCCACTGATGCTGAGGTATGCTGTGAGCTCCGGGGAGCACGCGGTATCCTCTTGGGATTCAGAACTGGAGCTGTCCCGAGCATGCAGCATTGTCATGCTCCTTGCCTATGTAGCCTACCTTTTCTTCCAACTGAAAACCCACCGCCAACTATTTGAGCCCCAAGAG GTCgaagatgatggtgatgattcGGTCTCTCAAGACGAGGCGGTACTGGGATTTTCCAGTGCGATGATTTGGCTGGGGGTCATGACTCTGATGACAGCAGTCCTATCAGAGTTTGTTGTGAGTACAATTGAG GCAGCATCAAAATCATGGGAACTATCTGTCAGCTTCATTAGCATCATCTTGATTCCAATAGTTGGTAATGCAGCAGAGCATGCTGGTGCAGTCATATTTGCTTTTAAAAACAAGCTG GACATCACCCTCGGAGTATCTTTGGGTTCTGCTACGCAGATTTCCATGCTTGTG GTGCCATTGAGTGTCCTTGTAGCCTGGATAATGGGAGTCCCGATGGATCTTGATTTCAACTTGCTTGAGACTGGTTCTTTGTTTCTTGCAGTATTAGTAACGGCCTTCACGCTCCAG GACGGATCATCGCATTATCTGAAGGGACTGCTGCTTCTGTTTTGCTACATTGTCATTGCCGTATGCTTTTTTGTTTTGAGACAACGTGGAA ATGGAAGCAACGATGATGTCCATCATCAGCTGGGTGTAGCAAGCAAGCCATGGAGGAATTAG